GAGTCTCCCGACTCCTTGAAGACGTGCAGGTAGCTCAGGTCCGCGCCCACGTAGGGCCGGATGGACTCCTCGAAGAGGAGGTAGCGGATGCCGAGCGACGGGGCCAGGCCCACCACCCGCTTGCCGGTGATGGGATCCTCCGGGAAGGCGATCTTCGTCAGCGAGACGACCTCGAAGCCGCTCTCGATGTAGAGGCTGGCGTCGAAGCCGAGGAACACGGTGCTGTTGAGGCTGGCCGTGTTGTTGAAGTTCATGTAGCCCGCCGACAGGCCGAGGCTGCGGTTGGCGAACTGGGCGTGGGCGGGGGCGGCCGCGAAGAGGGCCACCAGGCTGGCGAGGGCGAGCAGGAACGAGCGCATGGGGGCGGACTCTAGCGTCCCCGGATGGCGGCTAAACCACTGAAACCGCACGGAATCTCCTGGTTGGGGGGCGTTGATCCGGGAGGGGGCCTCTCCTACACTCCCACCCCGTCATGCGTTCCCTTCGCTCCGCCCTCGCCCTCCCCCTGCTGCTGGCCTCCGCCTGCATCACCACCCCGCCTCCGTCCGATCGCGCCCTCGTGAACAACGAGCTGTGCGTCAAGGAGATCGACAAGGGGGACCTCAAGCAGGCCGAGGTGTACTGCGACCTGGGTCTGGAGTTCTCTCCCCAGTACCCGGACCTGTGGGCCAACAAGGGCCTGATCGCCATGTACTCGGGGAACAAGAAGCTGGCGCGCGAGCACTTCATCAAGGCCATCCGCTTCAACCAGGATCACGCGGCCGCGTACATGAACCTGGGCAAGCTCTACATGGACGAGCAGGCCTACGGAAAGGCCCACGACAGCTTCCAGCGCGCGCTGAAGGTGAACCCGGACTACGTCGAGGCCCGCTACAATCTGGGGCTCACCTACATCAACCTGAACAAGCTGGACAAGGCGGAGAAGGAGTTCCTCACCCTGCTGGTGGTGGACCCCAACAACGCGCAGGTCCACCATGACCTGGGCATCATCCGCTACCGCCAGGGCAGCCTGGATGAGGCCGCGGCGGAGATGATGAAGTCCGTGCAGCTGGCGCCCAACCTCAACCCCGACTGGTGGAACAACCTGGGCGCGGTGCAGATGGAGCTGGCGCGCTACGCGGAGGCCTCGGAGTCCTTCGCCAGCTGTGTGTCGCTCAAGCCGGATCACGCGGTGTGTCTCAACAACCTGAGCATCGCCCGGAAGAAGGCGGCGCTGGTCGACACGGGCCTCAAGCAGTTCCGCGACACGCAGCGGGCGGAGAACAGCGCGGAGTCCCTCTTCGTGCTGGCGCGCAAGTACAAGGACGAGGGGCTGCTGGCCGACGAGGAGCGCACCTACAAGGAGTGCCTCAAGCGGGACAACAAGTACGCGCCCTGCCACTACGGACTGTTCGAGATCTTCTCGAGCGGCCAGAAGCGTCAGCACGCCGAGGTTGCGTGCAAGAACTTCCTCAAGTACGGCTCGGTGGAGGATTTCCCCTCGGAGTCGGAGACGTGCGAAAAGTTCCTCAGCGCGAAGTCGTACTAGCGTGAGCCCGGAACCCCGCCACCCCCCGCCATCGCGATGAGCGTCAGGCTAACGGTCAAGCAGAGCAGTGAAACCGGTGGAAAACCCACCGAGTTCGTCCTGGACGACGCCGTCATCACCCTGGGCCGCGACAAGGCCTGCCAGGTGGTGCTGGCGCAGCAGGCCGTCTCGCGCAGCCATGCCCGCATCACCCAGGAGGGCAACCTCTTCTTCCTGGAGGACCTGGGCAGTGCGTACGGCACGCAGGTGAACGGCAAGCCGCTGCCCAAGGGCGAGAAGCGGCTGCTGCGCAACGGCGACGTCATCGTCATCGCGCAGTTCGACGTGCGCTTCGACAAGGTGGCGGAGCTGCCGCACGACGTGGAGTCGCAGAAGACGTCCTTCGTGGCCCGCAACATGGTGAAGGACGTGATGCGGGGCCTGTCCGGTGGCGAGGAGCGCTACCTGCGGGTGATGAACGGTCCGCGCGAGGGCGAGCGGCTGGAGGTCAACGACGCGCAGGAGTTCGTCATCGGCCGGGACGACTCGGCGGACATCATCTTCCGGGACGATCTGATCTCCCGCCGGCACGTGAAGGTGCGGCGCGACTGGTCCGGCACGCACGTGGAGGACCTGGGCAGCCGCAACGGCATCAAGGTCAACCGCAAGCGGATCAACCGCAAGACGCTCAAGGACGGTGACGAGCTGGAGGTGGGCGGAGTCCGTTTCGTCTACGTCTGCCCGTCCGAGGCGCCCGAGGAGCAATCCGAGGCCCTGGCGGCGCCGGTGGTGGCCACGTCGGACGGCGAGCCCAGCGCGAAGACGCACCCGCTGCCGGCCGCGCGCGATCGCACGCCGTCGGGGAAGCGTTCCGCGGCGTCCACGGAGACGCCCGAGGAAGAGGTGCCGGAGTCCGAGCAGGAAGCCGCGGCCGGCGGCGAGTCCGCGGCCGAGGAGCCCGCCGCGGCGCAGCCGGAGCCGGAGCCGGAACCCGTGGCGGAGCCAGAGCCGCCGGTGGAGGAGCCCGTGAGGCCCGCGCCCCCGCCGCCCGTGCGCCGCAAGGAGCCGGAGGCCGAGGTCGCCGGGCCGGACGTGAAGCGCTACATCCCGCTGGTGGCGCTGGGCGTCATCTTCCTGATGGCGGTGAGCGTGCTGATCGCCCTGTTCGTGGGCGTCTGAGCCAACTCCCTCTCCCACCGGGAGAGGGTCGGGGTGAGGGTGCCGGAAGCACCCGGGTTCCCCACTACCGGATGGAGATGCGCGCCACCGGCTGGATGTTCAGCTCGGGGGACAGCTCCTGGAAGCTGACGACGGAGAAGGGCGGGTTGAACTCGTACTCGAGCAGCTTGCGGACGTAGCGCCGGATGTCCATGGCGGTGAGGATGACGGGGCGCTGCGCGCTGGGCGGCAGGTGGCCGCACTCGGACTTCACGGCCTGGACGATCTCCTGGGCGATGTCCGGCTCGAGGGCCAGGTGGGTACCGGCGGAGGTGCGCTTGATGGAGCCGCGGATGGCCTCCTCGATCTGCGGATCCAACAGGTAGACCACGAGGGTGCCGGTGCCGCGGGCGAACTTGTGGGACACGTAGCGCCGCAGGCTGGAGCGCACATGCTCGGTGAGCATGACGTTGTCGGCCTCGACCTGGCCGTACTCGGCGAGGGACTGGAGGATGCCGCGCAGGTCGCGGATGGAGATCTCCTCCTCCACGAGGCGCCCGAGGATGTCCGTGAGCTTGAGCACGGTGACGACCTTGGGGACCACTTCCTTCACGATGGCGGGGAAGGCCTTCTCCAGCTGGTCGAGCATCGACTGCGTCTCCTGGACGCCGATGAACTCGCGCGCCTGGCGGCGCAGCACGGCGGCCAGGTGGAGGATGATGTAGCCGGGCACGTCCCAGGTGGTGAGACCGGCGGCCTCGAGCGTGTCCTTGTGGTGCTCGGGGACCCACGCGGCGGCCTGGCGGGTGGCGGGGTTGACGGCCTCGAAGCCCTGGATGTTCATCAGCTTCAGGCGCTCCACCGTGTCGTTGACGAGCACGTGGCCCAGGGTGGCCTGGCCCGTCACCACGGGGACTTCGTTGATCTGGATCTGGTAGGCGCCGGGAGGCAGGTTCGAGTTGCCGCGGGCGCGTACGCCCGGGAAGCGCACGCCCATCTCCACGAAGAGGCCGTCGCGCATGAAGGGGATGAGCTCGAAGAGGAATTTGCCGTTGTCCTGGCGCGAGTCCACGTAGGGCACCAGGGCGTCGGAGACCTCCAGGACGATGGGCGTGACGACGGGGATGAAGAGCTCGGAGTCCGGGTTGATGGCCTCCTTGGGCTGCGGCTCGGTGGCCGCGGGCACCTCGCCCTCGGGGGTCTCGGCGTTGAGGCCGGCCGCCTCGCCCGCCGCCACCGCGTCCTCCTGCTTCATCATCTTCCAGGCGCCGTAGCCGGCACCGGCGGCCAGCAGGAAGAAGGGAATCTTGGGCAGACCGGGGATGAGGCCGAGCACCGCGAGCATGCCCGCGGCGATGGCGATGGCCTTCGGGTAGGCGGTCAGCTGCGTGCCCACGTCCTTGCCCAGGTGGTTGCCCTCCTCGTCGCCGCCCACGCGCGTCACGATGATACCGGCGCAGGTGGAGATGAGGATTGCGGGAATCATTCCGACCAGACCGTCACCGATGGTGAGCAGCGTGTACTTCTGCGCCGCGGCGCCCACCTCCATGCCCTTCTGCATCACGCCGATGATCAGGCCACCGACGATGTTGATGACGGTGATGATGATGCTGGCGATGGCGTCGCCCTTCACGAACTTCATGGCGCCGTCCATGGCGCCGAACAGCTGGCTCTCGCGCTCCAGGTCGCGGCGCTTGCGCTTGCCCTCGTCCTGATCGATGGAGCCGGCGCGCAGGTCCGCGTCGATGGACATCTGCTTGCCGGGCATGGCGTCCAGGGTGAAGCGCGCGGCCACTTCGGCGACGCGCTCGCTGCCCTTGGAGATCACGATGAAGTTGACGATGACGAGGATGACGAAGATGACCAGACCGACGACCATGTTGCCGGCCACCACGAAGTGACCGAAGGCCTCGACCACCTCGCCCGGGTCACCCGTGAGCAGGATGAGGCGCGTCGTGGAGATGGTGAGCGCCAGCCGGTACATCGTGGTGATGAGCAGCAGGGTCGGGAACACCGACAGCCGCAGCGCCTGGGGCACGTACAGGGAGATGAGCAGCAGCACCACCGAGATGCTGATGTTCAGGGTGAGCAGCACGTCCAGCAGCATGGGCGGCAGCGGGACGATCATCATCCCGATGATGGCCACCACCACGCACGCCAGGACGATGTCTGAGTACTTGGACAGGAAGCTGTTGCTGTTGCTCTGGGCGGACATTCAGTCCGCAATCCTAGCGAGACCCGGTTACTTTCCCAAGCCTCCACCCCACGCCATCCGCCGCGAGCATGCGGCCAGGCGAGCCGGGCTACTCCCCGGCCGGGTCCTTCGACTCGCCCCCGGCCTCATGCTGGGCCTCTTCGGCGCTCTGGCGGGCCGCCGCGGCCAGGACACGCGCACGCTCGGTCAGGGGATCCTTGTTCTCCGGGTCCAGGTCCACCACGCGGGTGAAGTCATGGACGGCTTCCAGGATGTTGCCCAGGCGCAGGTGGACCTCGCCGCGGTTGATCAGCGCCGCGGTGTCCGAGTCATTGAGGCGGATGGCCTCGTTGAAGTGCACCAGCGACTCGTCGAGCTCGTCCACCGCCAGGCAGGTGGCGCCCAGGGCCGTGCGGTAGTAGCCCTCCGTGGGATCCAACTCCAGGAGCTCCTGGAAGATGACACGAGCCTCGTCGTAGCGCCCCTGCTCGTACATCTGGAAGCCCTGCATCGCGTGCTGGAGCAGGTCGGGCGTGGAGACATCAGGGTCGGAGTTCGCCATGGTCATGGAGACGGGACGGAAGAAGTCAACCTCGATGGTACTACGAGCCTCCGAACCGACGGAAGCTCCCTACCGGAAATACGGGACAGGCCCCACAGGAACGTCCTCCCCGGGACGCACCTTCCGTAAGATGGGGCGCATGGAACTCGCGCGCGCGCAGGAACTCTTCGAGCAGCTCTACTCGGGCTTCTCCGGCTACGACATCGCCCGGCAGGAGAAGGAACGGCTGGGAAAGCAGGAGGCGGCCACCACCTACGGGGAGGTGATTCCTCCGGCCTTCCATGACGTGATGCTCGCGGCCGCGCCGCAGGCGGGCGAGGTGTTCTTCGACCTGGGCTCCGGCACGGGCAAGG
The sequence above is drawn from the Archangium gephyra genome and encodes:
- a CDS encoding tetratricopeptide repeat protein, whose translation is MRSLRSALALPLLLASACITTPPPSDRALVNNELCVKEIDKGDLKQAEVYCDLGLEFSPQYPDLWANKGLIAMYSGNKKLAREHFIKAIRFNQDHAAAYMNLGKLYMDEQAYGKAHDSFQRALKVNPDYVEARYNLGLTYINLNKLDKAEKEFLTLLVVDPNNAQVHHDLGIIRYRQGSLDEAAAEMMKSVQLAPNLNPDWWNNLGAVQMELARYAEASESFASCVSLKPDHAVCLNNLSIARKKAALVDTGLKQFRDTQRAENSAESLFVLARKYKDEGLLADEERTYKECLKRDNKYAPCHYGLFEIFSSGQKRQHAEVACKNFLKYGSVEDFPSESETCEKFLSAKSY
- a CDS encoding tetratricopeptide repeat protein, whose amino-acid sequence is MANSDPDVSTPDLLQHAMQGFQMYEQGRYDEARVIFQELLELDPTEGYYRTALGATCLAVDELDESLVHFNEAIRLNDSDTAALINRGEVHLRLGNILEAVHDFTRVVDLDPENKDPLTERARVLAAAARQSAEEAQHEAGGESKDPAGE
- a CDS encoding outer membrane beta-barrel protein encodes the protein MRSFLLALASLVALFAAAPAHAQFANRSLGLSAGYMNFNNTASLNSTVFLGFDASLYIESGFEVVSLTKIAFPEDPITGKRVVGLAPSLGIRYLLFEESIRPYVGADLSYLHVFKESGDSNFFGIGPNAGIEVFVSDSIALGARAQFNAYLSLSERVQTSLILSGGVSVYF
- a CDS encoding FHA domain-containing protein gives rise to the protein MSVRLTVKQSSETGGKPTEFVLDDAVITLGRDKACQVVLAQQAVSRSHARITQEGNLFFLEDLGSAYGTQVNGKPLPKGEKRLLRNGDVIVIAQFDVRFDKVAELPHDVESQKTSFVARNMVKDVMRGLSGGEERYLRVMNGPREGERLEVNDAQEFVIGRDDSADIIFRDDLISRRHVKVRRDWSGTHVEDLGSRNGIKVNRKRINRKTLKDGDELEVGGVRFVYVCPSEAPEEQSEALAAPVVATSDGEPSAKTHPLPAARDRTPSGKRSAASTETPEEEVPESEQEAAAGGESAAEEPAAAQPEPEPEPVAEPEPPVEEPVRPAPPPPVRRKEPEAEVAGPDVKRYIPLVALGVIFLMAVSVLIALFVGV
- the sctV gene encoding type III secretion system export apparatus subunit SctV; the encoded protein is MSAQSNSNSFLSKYSDIVLACVVVAIIGMMIVPLPPMLLDVLLTLNISISVVLLLISLYVPQALRLSVFPTLLLITTMYRLALTISTTRLILLTGDPGEVVEAFGHFVVAGNMVVGLVIFVILVIVNFIVISKGSERVAEVAARFTLDAMPGKQMSIDADLRAGSIDQDEGKRKRRDLERESQLFGAMDGAMKFVKGDAIASIIITVINIVGGLIIGVMQKGMEVGAAAQKYTLLTIGDGLVGMIPAILISTCAGIIVTRVGGDEEGNHLGKDVGTQLTAYPKAIAIAAGMLAVLGLIPGLPKIPFFLLAAGAGYGAWKMMKQEDAVAAGEAAGLNAETPEGEVPAATEPQPKEAINPDSELFIPVVTPIVLEVSDALVPYVDSRQDNGKFLFELIPFMRDGLFVEMGVRFPGVRARGNSNLPPGAYQIQINEVPVVTGQATLGHVLVNDTVERLKLMNIQGFEAVNPATRQAAAWVPEHHKDTLEAAGLTTWDVPGYIILHLAAVLRRQAREFIGVQETQSMLDQLEKAFPAIVKEVVPKVVTVLKLTDILGRLVEEEISIRDLRGILQSLAEYGQVEADNVMLTEHVRSSLRRYVSHKFARGTGTLVVYLLDPQIEEAIRGSIKRTSAGTHLALEPDIAQEIVQAVKSECGHLPPSAQRPVILTAMDIRRYVRKLLEYEFNPPFSVVSFQELSPELNIQPVARISIR